One Ignavibacterium album JCM 16511 genomic region harbors:
- a CDS encoding AbgT family transporter: MNKNKNSSKLFNKILDYIEIVGNKLPHPATLFAILAVVVAIASLIGDWFSLTAIHPADGSEIKVKNLLSSDGVRWIYTNVVHNFVNFPPLGYVLAVMIGIGVAEGSGLFNSMIRALVLKAPTKLITGAIVFAGVLSHLASEAGYVILIPLGAAIYYALGRHPMAGLAAAFCGVSGGFGANFLIGSIDPVLAGLSESAANIIDPNIKINAAVNFYFMFVSAILIVIAGTWITEKIVEPRLKSYEGNAEKISVEKISEEEKKGLKWAGVSLIILVILLALTIIPENGLFRNPKTGEILHSPFFDGIITGILIFFLVPGLAYGIAVKTIKNDKDFMKHIIKSMSTMATYIVLVFFAAQFVYFFRYSNLGLIIAIDGAAFLKNIGLTGIPLLVAFVLVSAFINLFMGSASAKWAIMAPVFVPMFMLLGYHPALTQAAFRIGDSVTNLVTPMMSYFALIVAFAQKYDEKYGIGTIISTMIPYTILLTIFWIILLIIWMLLGLPLGPDGPLYLSDNYK; encoded by the coding sequence TTGAATAAGAACAAAAACTCTTCAAAGTTGTTCAATAAGATACTTGATTACATAGAGATTGTTGGAAATAAATTACCTCATCCGGCAACTTTATTTGCAATACTTGCAGTAGTCGTTGCAATTGCTTCGTTAATCGGTGACTGGTTCTCTTTAACAGCAATTCATCCTGCTGATGGTTCAGAGATAAAAGTTAAAAATCTTTTATCCTCAGATGGAGTAAGATGGATTTATACTAATGTAGTTCACAACTTCGTAAATTTTCCACCGCTCGGATATGTTTTAGCAGTTATGATTGGAATTGGTGTAGCTGAAGGTTCCGGCTTATTCAATTCTATGATAAGAGCTCTTGTATTGAAAGCACCGACTAAACTGATTACAGGTGCCATTGTATTTGCAGGAGTATTATCTCACTTAGCTTCTGAAGCTGGATACGTAATTCTTATTCCTCTTGGAGCAGCAATTTATTATGCGTTAGGAAGACATCCTATGGCAGGACTTGCTGCTGCATTTTGTGGTGTTAGCGGAGGATTTGGTGCTAATTTTTTAATTGGTTCAATCGATCCGGTTCTTGCAGGACTTTCTGAATCCGCTGCAAACATTATTGATCCGAATATTAAAATAAATGCTGCAGTTAATTTTTATTTTATGTTCGTTTCAGCAATATTGATTGTCATTGCAGGAACCTGGATAACTGAAAAGATTGTTGAACCTCGATTAAAATCATATGAAGGGAATGCTGAAAAAATATCAGTTGAGAAAATTTCCGAAGAAGAAAAGAAAGGACTTAAATGGGCTGGAGTTTCTTTAATCATTTTGGTAATTCTGCTAGCACTGACCATTATTCCTGAAAACGGATTATTCCGAAATCCAAAAACAGGTGAAATTCTTCATTCACCTTTCTTCGATGGAATAATTACAGGAATACTGATTTTCTTTTTAGTCCCCGGCCTTGCCTATGGTATTGCTGTCAAGACAATAAAAAACGATAAAGATTTTATGAAGCACATCATAAAATCAATGTCAACTATGGCTACTTACATTGTACTGGTATTCTTTGCTGCGCAGTTTGTTTACTTTTTCAGATACAGTAATCTTGGTTTAATCATCGCAATTGATGGAGCAGCTTTTCTGAAAAATATTGGATTAACCGGAATTCCACTGCTCGTTGCATTTGTCCTTGTTTCAGCTTTTATAAATTTATTTATGGGAAGTGCCTCTGCTAAGTGGGCAATTATGGCTCCGGTTTTTGTACCTATGTTTATGCTACTTGGTTATCATCCTGCTCTAACACAAGCAGCATTCAGAATTGGAGATTCAGTAACCAATCTTGTAACACCAATGATGAGTTACTTTGCTCTGATAGTTGCTTTTGCTCAGAAGTATGATGAGAAATATGGAATTGGAACAATTATTTCAACGATGATTCCTTATACAATTTTACTAACAATATTTTGGATAATTCTTTTAATTATCTGGATGTTGCTTGGATTACCACTTGGTCCGGACGGACCGCTGTATCTGAGTGATAATTATAAGTAA
- a CDS encoding anion transporter has protein sequence MNETAYYLSILTIVLTLKGIAIGSYPGFRMNRATIALVGATALVIINNLSLEDAARFVDINTIMLLFAMMVLNINLRLSGFFNIIANRIIRIAKTPQQLLALIIFSSGFLSSLFLNDTIVLMFTPLLIEVVLKLKRNPLPYLIALATSANVGSVATIVGNPQNMIIGIFSGLSFVKFALQLIPIALFGMIIIWAIIVLIYKEEFRVKVYLESEEFHPKIFKPLLIKSSIVLFIMLVAFISGLPIALSALGASALLLITRRIKPERVFLELDWSLLVFFSGLFIVTEFLNQILIAPNFNGNVEVITNNPLVDLSIISLFLSNLISNVPAVLVLSPIIKQLGNTDIYWLALAMSSTFAGNLTLLGSVANLIVAESARRHGVNLTFSEYLKSGIPITILTFLVGLFWLVFF, from the coding sequence ATGAATGAAACAGCATATTATCTTAGCATTTTAACTATCGTATTAACTTTAAAAGGAATTGCAATCGGAAGTTATCCGGGATTCCGAATGAACCGTGCAACAATTGCATTAGTTGGTGCGACAGCTCTTGTAATAATTAATAATTTATCTTTGGAAGATGCCGCCCGATTTGTGGATATAAATACTATTATGCTCTTATTCGCAATGATGGTATTAAATATTAATCTGAGACTTTCCGGTTTTTTTAATATCATAGCCAACAGAATAATACGCATTGCAAAAACACCACAGCAATTACTTGCACTTATAATTTTTTCATCTGGATTTTTATCGAGTCTATTCCTAAATGATACGATAGTTTTAATGTTTACTCCACTTTTAATTGAAGTTGTTCTGAAATTAAAAAGAAATCCTCTTCCCTATCTTATAGCATTAGCCACTTCAGCCAATGTAGGAAGTGTTGCAACCATAGTTGGTAATCCTCAAAATATGATAATAGGAATTTTCTCCGGATTGAGCTTTGTTAAATTTGCTTTACAGCTTATTCCAATTGCACTTTTCGGAATGATTATAATATGGGCAATTATTGTTTTAATTTATAAAGAAGAATTTCGTGTAAAAGTTTATCTGGAATCTGAAGAATTTCATCCGAAAATTTTCAAACCACTTCTGATTAAAAGTTCAATCGTTCTTTTCATAATGCTTGTGGCTTTCATTTCGGGATTGCCAATTGCTCTATCTGCATTAGGAGCTTCTGCTTTATTACTTATCACAAGAAGAATTAAACCGGAGAGAGTTTTTTTAGAACTCGACTGGTCACTCTTAGTATTTTTTTCAGGATTATTTATTGTAACCGAGTTCTTAAATCAAATTTTAATTGCACCAAACTTTAATGGAAATGTTGAGGTTATCACTAATAATCCCTTGGTTGATCTTTCTATTATTTCTCTGTTCTTAAGTAATTTAATATCAAATGTTCCGGCTGTGTTAGTCTTAAGCCCAATTATAAAACAATTGGGAAATACAGATATTTACTGGCTGGCGTTGGCTATGTCTTCAACTTTTGCTGGAAATCTAACACTTCTCGGTTCTGTAGCAAATCTAATTGTTGCCGAATCAGCAAGACGACATGGAGTAAATTTAACCTTCTCTGAGTATTTGAAAAGCGGTATTCCAATCACAATCCTGACCTTTTTAGTCGGACTTTTTTGGTTAGTTTTTTTCTAA
- a CDS encoding pyridoxine 5'-phosphate synthase encodes MRLAINVDHIATLRNARGENQPDPVTAALIAEQAGADGIVVHLREDRRHINERDVRLLRELITSKLDLEMAATEEIIKIACDVGPELATIVPEKRMELTTEGGINVIDNISLLKDTIKELHDYEIEVSLFIEPDVNQIDASAEIGSDYIEIHTGIFSNALSEEEQFDELDRIRIAARHAKKLGLGVNAGHGLNYSNIKVFREIREIDEVSIGHAIISRAVFVGMNQAVKEMIDLINFR; translated from the coding sequence ATGAGACTTGCAATTAATGTTGATCACATTGCCACTTTAAGAAATGCAAGAGGAGAAAATCAGCCGGATCCTGTTACGGCTGCTTTAATTGCTGAACAAGCTGGTGCAGATGGGATTGTTGTTCATCTTCGGGAAGACAGAAGACACATAAATGAAAGAGATGTTAGATTATTAAGAGAACTAATTACTTCTAAACTCGATCTTGAAATGGCTGCAACTGAAGAAATTATTAAAATAGCTTGTGATGTTGGTCCCGAGTTGGCCACAATTGTTCCGGAAAAAAGAATGGAATTAACAACTGAAGGCGGAATCAATGTGATTGATAATATCTCTCTGCTTAAAGATACCATAAAAGAGCTTCACGACTATGAAATAGAAGTATCACTTTTTATTGAACCCGATGTTAACCAGATTGACGCTTCGGCTGAAATAGGTAGTGATTATATAGAGATTCATACGGGAATCTTTTCTAATGCTTTGTCTGAAGAAGAACAATTCGATGAACTTGACCGCATAAGAATTGCTGCCAGACATGCAAAAAAACTAGGATTGGGAGTGAATGCAGGGCACGGTTTGAATTACTCGAACATAAAAGTATTCAGGGAAATCAGAGAAATTGATGAAGTGAGCATCGGTCACGCCATAATTTCAAGAGCTGTATTTGTAGGAATGAATCAGGCAGTCAAGGAGATGATTGACTTAATTAATTTCAGATAA
- a CDS encoding CPBP family intramembrane glutamic endopeptidase, with amino-acid sequence MLKREIKEFVLTLKDFDRKVVTVFLTVAVLQTFSWYFTSRRFFRENLFEYFLQYKDPYLIEYLYWFWGDFLTFALPTIFIIKFFFKENIADYGFRLGEWRQGFVLSIIFLSIMIPIIWFASSSNDFIQKYPHLSSAKDSWNTLFIYESGMLVYMIGWEFIWRGFMLFGLEKKFGSYAIFIQMIPFVILHNGKPFLETLGSIPGGIALGWLALRTRSFYYCVAVHIGVMYSIDLISIIRFRTNEYGIGIESIFNIIGHIF; translated from the coding sequence GTGCTCAAAAGAGAGATAAAAGAATTCGTTTTGACTTTAAAGGATTTTGACAGAAAAGTTGTCACGGTGTTTTTGACTGTTGCAGTTCTCCAGACTTTCAGTTGGTATTTCACTTCAAGAAGATTTTTTCGTGAAAATCTATTTGAATACTTTCTTCAGTATAAAGATCCATATCTGATTGAGTACCTTTACTGGTTTTGGGGAGATTTTTTAACATTTGCTCTTCCCACAATTTTTATCATCAAATTTTTTTTCAAAGAAAATATTGCAGACTATGGCTTCAGATTAGGAGAGTGGAGGCAAGGATTTGTTTTAAGTATTATTTTTTTATCAATTATGATTCCAATTATCTGGTTTGCTTCCTCTTCAAATGATTTTATTCAGAAATATCCTCATCTTTCTTCTGCAAAAGATTCATGGAATACATTATTCATCTATGAATCCGGAATGTTAGTTTATATGATTGGATGGGAATTTATTTGGAGAGGATTTATGTTATTTGGTCTGGAAAAGAAATTTGGTTCTTATGCAATTTTCATTCAGATGATACCATTTGTGATTTTACATAACGGTAAACCATTTTTAGAAACACTTGGCTCAATTCCAGGTGGCATTGCTCTGGGTTGGCTTGCTTTGAGAACCAGATCATTTTATTATTGCGTAGCAGTTCATATTGGTGTTATGTATTCAATCGATTTGATTTCTATTATTCGATTCAGAACTAACGAATATGGAATTGGTATCGAATCAATTTTTAATATTATTGGTCACATCTTTTAA
- the groES gene encoding co-chaperone GroES, producing the protein MADFKIKPLADRVVVKPAEAEEKTAGGIILPDTAKEKPIEGTVVAVGPGKTSDDGKLIKPEVKVGDRVLYGKYSGTEVTIDGEEYLIMRESDIFGIINK; encoded by the coding sequence ATGGCAGATTTTAAAATAAAACCTTTAGCTGATCGCGTAGTTGTTAAACCAGCAGAAGCTGAAGAAAAAACTGCTGGAGGAATTATACTTCCCGATACCGCTAAAGAAAAACCAATAGAAGGAACTGTTGTTGCTGTTGGTCCAGGAAAAACAAGTGACGATGGAAAATTGATAAAACCGGAAGTTAAGGTCGGTGACAGAGTCCTTTATGGAAAATATAGCGGTACTGAAGTAACAATTGACGGTGAGGAATACCTCATCATGCGCGAAAGCGATATATTCGGAATTATTAATAAATAA
- the groL gene encoding chaperonin GroEL (60 kDa chaperone family; promotes refolding of misfolded polypeptides especially under stressful conditions; forms two stacked rings of heptamers to form a barrel-shaped 14mer; ends can be capped by GroES; misfolded proteins enter the barrel where they are refolded when GroES binds), which yields MAKLIVYNTEARAGLKAGVDKLADAVKVTLGPKGRNVIIEKKFGAPTVTKDGVTVAKEIELEDPVENMGAQMVREVASKTSDVAGDGTTTATVLAQAIFREGLKNVTAGANPMDLKRGIDFAVTKVVEYLKSISKDVEGRNEIAQVGAISANNDKSIGDLIADAMEKVGKDGVITVEEAKGTETSLEVVEGMQFDRGYLSPYFVTDPESMEAVLEDPYILIHDKKISSMKDLLPILEKVAQQGRALLIIAEEVEGEALATLVVNKIRGTLKVCAVKAPGFGDRRKAMLEDIAVLTNGTVISEERGFKLENATISYLGTAKKVVVDKDNTTIVEGSGKPEEIKKRINEIKAQIEKTTSDYDKEKLQERLAKLSGGVAVLKIGASTEVEMKEKKARVEDALHATRAAVEEGIVAGGGVALVRAIPVLEKLEGQNEDQTTGIRIVQKALEEPLRQIVNNAGLEGSVVLQKVKEGKDDFGFNAATEQYENLIKAGVIDPTKVTRTALENAASVSSLLITTEAVVYEKKEKEPAPAMPHGGMGGMDY from the coding sequence ATGGCAAAATTAATTGTATATAACACTGAAGCTCGTGCCGGACTTAAAGCCGGTGTTGATAAACTTGCTGATGCTGTTAAAGTTACTTTAGGACCAAAAGGTCGTAATGTAATCATTGAGAAAAAATTTGGTGCACCAACTGTTACTAAAGATGGTGTTACTGTTGCGAAAGAAATCGAACTTGAAGACCCTGTTGAAAATATGGGTGCACAGATGGTTCGCGAAGTTGCTTCCAAAACCAGTGATGTTGCAGGCGATGGAACAACAACAGCTACTGTTTTAGCTCAGGCAATTTTCAGAGAAGGATTAAAAAATGTTACTGCTGGGGCAAATCCGATGGACTTGAAAAGAGGTATTGACTTTGCTGTAACCAAAGTTGTTGAATACCTCAAATCAATCAGCAAAGATGTTGAAGGTAGAAATGAAATCGCTCAGGTTGGTGCTATTTCTGCTAACAATGACAAATCAATAGGTGATTTGATTGCCGATGCAATGGAAAAAGTTGGTAAAGATGGTGTTATCACTGTTGAAGAAGCAAAAGGTACTGAGACCTCATTAGAAGTTGTTGAAGGTATGCAATTCGATCGCGGATATCTCTCTCCTTATTTTGTTACTGATCCTGAATCAATGGAAGCTGTACTTGAAGATCCTTACATTTTAATCCACGATAAAAAAATCTCTTCAATGAAAGACCTTTTACCTATTCTTGAAAAAGTTGCTCAGCAAGGTCGTGCACTTTTAATCATCGCTGAAGAAGTAGAAGGTGAAGCATTAGCTACTTTGGTTGTAAACAAAATTCGTGGTACACTGAAAGTATGTGCAGTTAAAGCACCTGGATTTGGTGACAGAAGAAAAGCTATGCTCGAAGATATTGCTGTTCTGACAAACGGTACAGTAATTTCCGAAGAAAGAGGATTCAAACTTGAAAATGCAACAATTTCATATCTTGGAACTGCAAAGAAAGTTGTAGTTGATAAAGATAACACCACAATTGTTGAAGGCTCCGGAAAACCAGAAGAAATCAAAAAGAGAATAAATGAAATAAAAGCTCAGATTGAAAAAACAACCTCTGACTATGACAAAGAAAAACTACAGGAAAGACTGGCAAAACTTTCAGGTGGAGTTGCAGTTCTGAAAATCGGTGCATCAACCGAAGTTGAAATGAAAGAAAAGAAAGCTCGCGTTGAAGACGCTTTGCATGCAACACGCGCTGCCGTTGAAGAAGGAATTGTTGCTGGTGGTGGAGTTGCATTAGTAAGAGCAATCCCTGTGCTTGAAAAACTCGAAGGACAGAATGAAGATCAGACAACGGGAATCAGAATTGTCCAGAAAGCACTCGAAGAACCATTAAGACAAATTGTTAATAATGCCGGACTCGAAGGTTCTGTTGTTCTTCAGAAAGTTAAAGAAGGTAAAGACGACTTCGGATTTAATGCTGCTACCGAACAATATGAAAATCTTATCAAAGCTGGTGTAATTGATCCTACTAAAGTTACAAGAACAGCTTTGGAAAATGCAGCATCAGTTTCTTCGCTTCTTATTACAACAGAAGCTGTTGTTTACGAGAAGAAAGAGAAAGAGCCAGCTCCTGCTATGCCACACGGTGGTATGGGCGGAATGGACTATTAA
- a CDS encoding AAA family ATPase encodes MDRNFSELAKEVIEHLNLKRYKLALITSKKLVDNFPENPKSYSLYSKALLENLNPFQALDMINYAVEISSNSPEIRFERAFILNRLSIHGGALIDIEFYLSNNQKDINALFLKAKILAANERFFESLELIEEIKDKIHSDEDINIFLTLIKTALDITSGTVQTIKNEQGLLKLCQSAFEAGYFWFNTIVFKHLNEKFYDEKIKSDIKLLNFISLISQFRIKEAEFLLPELKNIFYDNAEFNEALTKLQTINKHRTTETQPVSIRKVLAQTELIKSSESQIEILSARFFDLSDSLSSGKRKYLLQFDENNLTYLAVELIFRNPFFRKENKVIKGSAIWFLNENETGRNNFEIELNPDWENIEFVQSWGTELPGFWKSGYGKVEIYFDEVLLCSRKFLIGETEIINLEIPEEIILPEKLLKSETSQPSSVDLYTYHKADSISLENLLNELYEFTGLDNLKQSLVDFLTYLNFVNERKRKGIRTEEKLELHCLFLGNPGTGKTSVARLFGKILKSMGLLENGHVIEVDRTGLVGQYIGETAIKTDKIISEALGGILFIDEAYSLKKSNVSSDFGQEAIDTVLKRMEDHKGKFIVIAAGYPSLMNEFIESNPGLRSRFTHTFTFEDYTPTQLVQIFKLFASKEEYEIEKNAEEFLLNQLEDIYKHRDESFGNARLIRKIFSESKIQLSKRYQSMNDEERLKFPLNKIGLHDIKVAIEKISGTISTKDSDLKAVERVLEKINNLIGLDNFKREANELVKLAKYYLEEGDNLSEKINFHFIFSGKNFAGQNIAAKYLCELLFSLKLIQKNELFEYDVRHFINDNIYQTSATTNKIFDKVKGGLLFIKDFDSVFSSGQFSSSIISEFIKTLITRLQIDAGKIFVIAETGHKLSFNYSNDLSSIKTFFTKVISFDDYTPDELLDIFSSMLKEKKLYLTDESKELLRKFFFHVYRNKEKYPPNTLLLKNFSDIVQRKHLLRIADIPRNNRTDEINRSISPIDIEDIIKIKKLKESSTSGEFNSSIRKQLDELDMLAGLDEVKRTIYRIINSEKVAALRKERGLAVLPRNLHGLFIGTGGTGKSTIARIYSKILYEMNLIKSDEPLELERLTIKNFIKNENNLTTENLLILFDGKVIVLNNTGKFISTQDSSLNNFFNTTVSLLKHFNDKFVLILSDTSDELERILNNYPELKTYFTNTFLFNNYTPREMLEIALNFTQQYGYQLDEGAWQLLLDIFNDLYSRNPENGNSKTVLDLIFKAITFQESRIGSKENVSEEDLVTITIDDISKLI; translated from the coding sequence ATGGACAGAAATTTTTCTGAACTGGCTAAAGAAGTTATCGAACATCTCAATCTGAAGCGTTACAAACTTGCATTAATTACATCAAAAAAACTTGTTGATAATTTTCCTGAAAATCCAAAGTCATACTCGCTATATTCCAAAGCACTTTTAGAAAATCTGAACCCTTTCCAGGCTCTGGATATGATTAACTACGCCGTTGAGATTTCATCTAACTCCCCCGAAATCAGATTTGAAAGAGCTTTTATACTTAATCGTTTAAGTATTCATGGCGGAGCTTTGATTGACATCGAATTCTATCTTTCAAATAATCAAAAAGACATAAATGCTTTGTTTCTTAAGGCGAAGATTTTAGCAGCGAACGAAAGATTTTTTGAATCACTCGAACTAATTGAGGAAATCAAAGATAAAATTCATTCAGATGAAGACATTAATATTTTTTTGACTTTGATTAAAACAGCGTTGGATATAACCTCTGGTACAGTCCAAACTATAAAAAACGAACAAGGACTGTTGAAACTATGTCAATCAGCATTTGAGGCAGGATATTTTTGGTTCAATACGATTGTCTTCAAACACCTGAATGAAAAATTTTATGATGAGAAAATTAAAAGCGATATAAAATTACTGAACTTTATTTCTCTGATTTCACAATTCAGAATCAAAGAAGCTGAATTTCTTTTGCCTGAATTAAAAAATATTTTTTATGACAATGCAGAGTTTAATGAAGCACTTACAAAACTTCAGACAATTAACAAGCACAGAACTACAGAAACTCAGCCGGTTAGTATCAGGAAAGTATTAGCGCAGACAGAATTGATAAAATCTTCTGAAAGTCAGATTGAAATATTATCTGCAAGGTTTTTCGATTTAAGTGATAGTCTTTCATCCGGAAAAAGAAAATATCTTTTACAGTTTGACGAGAACAATCTTACTTATCTGGCAGTTGAATTAATTTTTCGAAATCCATTTTTCAGAAAAGAGAATAAAGTTATTAAAGGTTCTGCAATCTGGTTTTTGAATGAGAATGAAACCGGTAGAAACAATTTTGAAATTGAACTTAATCCTGATTGGGAGAATATTGAATTTGTTCAGAGTTGGGGAACAGAATTACCTGGATTCTGGAAATCAGGCTATGGGAAAGTGGAGATTTATTTTGATGAAGTGCTACTTTGTTCAAGAAAATTTTTAATTGGTGAAACTGAAATAATCAATCTTGAAATTCCCGAAGAAATTATACTTCCAGAAAAATTATTAAAATCAGAAACTTCGCAACCTTCATCTGTTGATTTATATACTTATCACAAAGCTGATTCAATTTCACTTGAAAATTTACTCAATGAACTATATGAATTCACCGGTCTCGATAATTTGAAACAATCTCTGGTTGACTTCCTTACTTATCTTAATTTTGTCAATGAAAGAAAAAGAAAAGGAATCAGAACAGAAGAAAAACTTGAACTTCACTGTTTGTTTCTTGGTAATCCCGGAACAGGTAAAACTTCTGTTGCGAGGTTATTTGGCAAAATTCTTAAGTCTATGGGCCTTCTTGAAAATGGTCATGTTATAGAAGTTGATAGAACAGGATTGGTAGGACAATACATAGGTGAAACTGCAATCAAGACAGACAAAATAATTTCAGAAGCTCTTGGAGGAATTTTATTCATTGATGAAGCTTACTCATTAAAGAAATCAAATGTCTCTTCAGACTTTGGACAGGAAGCAATTGATACCGTGCTGAAAAGAATGGAAGACCATAAGGGAAAGTTTATTGTAATTGCAGCAGGTTATCCATCACTGATGAATGAGTTCATTGAATCCAATCCGGGGCTTAGATCTAGATTTACGCATACTTTCACATTCGAGGATTATACTCCTACACAACTTGTTCAGATATTCAAACTGTTTGCTTCAAAAGAAGAATATGAGATTGAAAAAAATGCTGAAGAATTTTTATTGAATCAACTTGAAGATATTTATAAGCATCGTGATGAATCATTTGGAAATGCTCGTCTGATAAGAAAAATATTTTCAGAAAGCAAAATACAATTGAGTAAACGATATCAATCTATGAATGACGAAGAAAGATTAAAGTTTCCTTTAAACAAAATCGGATTGCACGATATTAAAGTTGCTATTGAGAAAATCAGCGGAACAATCTCAACAAAAGACTCAGATTTAAAGGCAGTTGAAAGAGTTTTAGAAAAAATAAATAATCTTATTGGATTGGATAATTTTAAAAGAGAAGCAAATGAGCTTGTCAAATTAGCAAAGTACTATCTTGAAGAGGGAGATAATCTGTCTGAGAAAATTAATTTCCATTTCATTTTTTCAGGTAAAAACTTTGCGGGTCAGAATATTGCTGCAAAATACCTTTGTGAATTACTGTTTTCACTAAAACTTATTCAGAAAAATGAACTGTTCGAATATGATGTAAGACATTTTATCAACGATAATATTTATCAGACATCAGCAACTACAAATAAAATTTTTGATAAGGTTAAAGGCGGACTTTTATTTATTAAAGATTTTGATTCAGTTTTTTCGTCCGGACAATTCAGCAGTTCTATTATCTCAGAGTTTATAAAAACACTAATCACCCGCCTGCAGATAGATGCAGGTAAAATATTCGTGATTGCCGAAACCGGTCATAAGTTGTCTTTTAACTATTCAAATGATTTAAGTTCTATTAAAACATTTTTCACAAAAGTAATTTCTTTTGATGACTACACACCTGATGAATTGTTAGATATTTTTTCTTCGATGCTCAAAGAGAAAAAACTTTATCTGACTGACGAAAGCAAAGAACTACTGCGGAAATTTTTCTTTCATGTTTATCGTAACAAAGAAAAGTATCCACCTAACACATTATTGCTGAAAAACTTTTCAGATATTGTTCAAAGAAAACACCTATTAAGAATTGCAGATATTCCCCGAAACAACAGGACCGATGAGATTAACAGAAGCATAAGTCCAATTGATATTGAAGATATAATTAAGATAAAAAAATTGAAAGAGTCATCAACATCGGGTGAGTTTAATTCCTCCATAAGAAAACAGCTTGATGAACTGGATATGCTTGCAGGATTGGACGAAGTAAAACGAACAATTTATCGTATTATCAACAGTGAAAAAGTTGCTGCGCTTCGCAAGGAAAGAGGATTGGCAGTTCTTCCAAGAAATCTTCACGGTCTTTTTATTGGAACCGGTGGAACAGGTAAATCTACCATTGCAAGAATCTACTCTAAAATTCTGTATGAAATGAATCTTATTAAATCCGACGAACCATTGGAATTAGAACGACTGACAATTAAAAACTTTATTAAAAATGAAAATAATCTGACCACAGAAAATCTCTTAATATTATTTGATGGAAAAGTTATAGTTCTGAATAACACGGGCAAATTCATTTCAACACAGGATTCTTCACTAAATAATTTTTTTAATACAACAGTAAGTTTGCTAAAACACTTCAATGATAAATTCGTTCTAATTCTTTCCGATACCAGTGATGAATTGGAAAGAATTTTGAATAATTATCCTGAACTTAAAACTTATTTTACCAATACATTTTTATTTAATAACTATACTCCGCGCGAAATGCTTGAAATTGCACTTAACTTTACACAACAATATGGTTATCAGCTTGATGAAGGTGCATGGCAATTGCTGTTGGACATATTCAACGACCTCTATTCAAGAAATCCGGAAAATGGAAATTCTAAAACCGTGCTTGATTTGATATTCAAAGCCATAACTTTTCAGGAGTCGCGAATAGGAAGTAAAGAAAATGTTTCTGAAGAAGATTTAGTAACAATTACTATTGATGATATTTCAAAATTAATTTAA
- a CDS encoding metallophosphoesterase produces the protein MVAVIGDVHGCFYTLTNLIEEVETEFPQAEIYLVGDLIDRGRHSCEVMDFIAERKIKFTAGNHDYMFYHYFRYPHSTLAEAWFSNGAEFTLKSYENRFERINEHIEVIKKAPLFFNLEDCFISHAGISIFYRNLINDLVLNDESVLNEILQEDIETDFGILWNRGPLLNIGKLQVVGHTRMSEPRYLKETNALYVDTAAISGNKLTAAIIEENRIEKFISVKTQSSDIY, from the coding sequence ATGGTTGCTGTAATTGGAGATGTTCACGGTTGTTTTTATACTCTTACTAATCTGATCGAAGAAGTAGAAACAGAATTCCCTCAGGCAGAAATTTATCTCGTCGGAGATTTGATTGATCGCGGCAGACATAGCTGTGAAGTAATGGATTTTATAGCGGAAAGGAAAATCAAATTTACTGCCGGCAACCACGATTATATGTTCTATCATTATTTCAGATATCCTCATTCAACTCTTGCTGAAGCATGGTTTAGCAATGGTGCCGAATTTACTTTGAAGTCGTATGAAAATCGTTTTGAAAGAATAAATGAGCACATTGAAGTAATAAAAAAAGCTCCACTATTCTTTAATCTTGAGGATTGCTTCATCTCTCATGCAGGAATTTCAATATTTTACAGAAATCTGATTAATGATTTAGTGTTAAATGATGAATCTGTTTTGAATGAAATTCTTCAGGAAGATATAGAAACTGACTTTGGTATTTTATGGAACAGAGGACCTTTACTCAATATTGGCAAGCTTCAGGTGGTCGGACACACAAGAATGTCTGAACCAAGATATCTAAAAGAAACGAATGCTTTGTATGTAGATACAGCTGCAATTTCCGGAAATAAACTTACTGCAGCAATCATTGAAGAAAATCGGATTGAAAAATTTATTTCTGTTAAAACACAATCCTCAGATATTTATTAA